One region of Solanum pennellii chromosome 6, SPENNV200 genomic DNA includes:
- the LOC107023842 gene encoding UDP-xylose transporter 3-like, whose product MSENKRFQLGTIGALSLSVVSSVSIVICNKALMSTLGFRFATTLTSWHLLVTFCSLHVALWMKLFEHKPFDPRTVVGFGILNGISIGLLNLSLGFNSVGFYQMTKLAIIPCTVFLETIFLSKKFSRSIQLSLCVLLLGVGIATVTDLQLNFLGSILSLLAVLTTCVAQIMTNTIQKKFKVSSTQLLYQSCPYQAMTLFVSGPFLDKFLTQQNVFAFRYTPQVLTFIAMSCLISVSVNFSTFLVIGKTSPVTYQVLGHLKTCLVLAFGYILLHDPFNWRNILGIFVAMLGMVLYSYYCTREGQKKATEASVQLQTKEDESDPLIGMETGAGAINDVALPISPIGKADNDFRARDYNR is encoded by the exons ATGAGTGAGAACAAGCGCTTTCAGCTTGGCACCATTGGAGCTTTGTCTCTATCTGTTGTTTCATCAGTATCTATTGTGATATGCAATAAAGCGCTTATGAGCACTTTAGGTTTTCGTTTTG CTACAACTTTGACGAGCTGGCATCTACTGGTCACTTTTTGCTCCCTCCATGTGGCGCTATGGATGAAGCTATTTGAACACAAACCTTTTGATCCAAGAACTGTTGTTGGATTTGGTATTCTGAATGGAATATCAATTGGGTTGCTAAACCTTAGCCTTGGTTTCAATTCTGTTGGTTTTTATCAG ATGACGAAGCTTGCAATCATACCATGCACTGTATTTTTAGAGACAATTTTCCTCAGCAAGAAATTCAG TCGGAGCATTCAACTCTCTCTTTGCGTCCTTCTTTTGGGTGTTGGAATTGCAACTGTAACTGATTTACAGCTGAACTTCCTGGGTTCTATCTTGTCACTCCTTGCAGTTCTTACCACTTGCGTTGCTCAAATT ATGACCAATACCATCCAGAAGAagttcaaggtttcttcaacaCAACTGTTGTATCAATCTTGTCCTTATCAAGCCATGACTTTGTTCGTCTCTGGTCCGTTTCTGGATAAGTTTTTGACTCAGCAAAATGTATTTGCCTTCAGATATACACCACAAGTGCTG ACTTTCATTGCTATGTCCTGCTTGATCTCAGTCTCtgttaactttagcacattccTTGTGATTGGAAAAACATCCCCTGTCACCTACCAAGTCCTTGGCCATCTTAAAACTTGTCTAGTATTAGCTTTTGGATATATCTTACTTCATGACCCATTCAACTGGAGGAATATTCTTGGGATCTTTGTTGCTATGCTGGGAATGGTTCTTTATTCATATTATTGCACTCGTGAAGGTCAGAAAAAAGCTACAGAAGCATCAGTACAACTTCAG ACCAAAGAAGATGAATCTGATCCTCTAATAGGCATGGAGACTGGAGCTGGTGCAATAAATGATGTAGCTCTCCCAATATCCCCAATTGGGAAAGCAGATAATGATTTCCGTGCTCGAGACTACAACCGCTGA